CCCTTGGGCGCGAGGCGAACAACAGCAATTGCAGCGCGCTGTAAACGCGCCGCCCGAACGGGCTGCGGAGGTGCGGGAGCGTAGCAGCGCGACCGGGCCGCCGCAGGCGGAGCCCGTAGGGCCAAGCGCGATGCGCGAGCCAATCCTTCCGTCTCGACCAATTTTCCTGCGGATGTGGCGGAACTAGCAGACGCCCCGGCCCGAGATGCCGGTGAACGCAAGTTCGTGAGGGTGCAACTCCCTCCGTCCGCACCAATTTTCGGCGAGTGGTGGAATGCATACACGCGAGTCTCAGAAACTCGTGAGCGTGAAAGCTCGTGCAGGTGCGAATCCTGTCTCGCCGACCAATTTCTGGGCAGTGAGGGTGAAGATACTTCGCCTCCAACGATACCCGTGCCCTCCGGCAAGATGGGCTGCAATAAACGAGCGCCCGTTCGAAGTGCGAACTTCGGACGGGAAGGGCTCCAGGGTGCTTCGCCTGTATTTCTCCCAGAAAATATTTCGGAGGCAGTGAGCACGCGGATACTTCGGAAAACGCGCTCGCCGATCCGGCGAGAGTTGTGGGTTCAAGTCCCACTCGGGCCGCTAGGCTCGATGGCGGAATCATCAAACGCTGCGCGCGGTTCTCTCCTCCGTCCCCTTGAGGGTAGTGAAGGCACGGTTCCTTCGGTAAAGCACTCTGTGCTCTGGTTCGACTCCAGATCCCGCGCCGACTTTTCTCCCTCCTCTTTTCGCGGGCAGTGAGTTCGCAGTTACTTCGAACTGAACTGTCGGCGGTTCAAATCCGCCCGCGCTTTGGCGCGTAGCTCAGTTGGTAGAGCACTCAGGGCCGCAAGGCCTGACTGCGCACAATCCTCTCCCGCGATCCGTCGCCGTGATTCACGGCAAAACCACCAAACCACAAGGAGCCATCATGGCCAAATTCAGCATTCTTCCCTTCCTGTCGCGCAAGCCGACCGTGCCCAACACGGTGAACTTCGCGGGCGGCGCCGCCTTCGTGCAGCCGGCGAAGCTCGAGCTCGTGTCGCTTCTGCTCACGACGTTCCTGCAGGACGAATTCTATTGCACGGAAAAGCAGACGGTCGCGCGCGTGCGCGAACTCGTGAACAAGGTCAACGACCCGCGTTTCGTCGCGAAAGCTGCGCTCTACGTGCGCCACCAGCACGGCATGCGCTCGGTCAGCCACCTCGTGGCCGCCGATCTTGCCAAGTCGGTCAAGGGCGCGCGTTGGACCAAGTCGTTCTTCGCTCAAGTCGTCCGCCGTCCCGATGACGCCGTCGAGATCCTCGCGTGTTACCTCGGTGCATACGGTCGCCCCGTTCCGAATTCCCTCAAGAAAGGTCTCGGCGCGGCGCTCGCGCGTTTCGACGAGCACCAGCTCGCGAAATACCGCCGCGACCATGGGACCTTCAAACTCGTCGATGCGGTCAACCTGGTCCGTCCGCCATCGACGGCGGCACTGAGCAAGCTCGTCAAAGGCGAACTCGCTCCGGCTCAGACGTGGGAAACGCAGCTCACGCAAGCGGGCGAGGCGGAGTCCAGCGAGCAAGTTGCTGCAGCGAAATCCAACGCCTGGGCCGGTCTGGTGCGCGAGCGCAAGCTCGGCTACCTCGCCCTGCTGCGGAACGTCCGCAACATCCTGACGCATGCGCCGGAAGTCGTGGACGAACTCTGCTCGCAACTGGCCGACGAGCGCGCCGTTCGCCGTTCGCTGGTGTTCCCGTTCCAGTTCCTCGCCGCGGTCGATGTGCTGCAGCAGGGCAACCTGCCGCATGCCTCGCGCGTGATGGAGGCGCTGAACGCGGCCGTGGATCACTCGCTGGTCAACGTGCCGAAATTCGAAGGCAACACGCTGGTCGCGCTCGACTCGTCGGGCTCGATGGTGGGTCGCCCGCAGAAGATCGGTTCGCTGTTCGCCGCGACGCTGGTGAAGGCGACGGGCGCCGACCTGATGCTGTTCAGCGATGACGCGCGTTACGTTTCGCTGAATCGTCGCGACACGACGCTGACGGCGGCGGCGAGTATCCCGTTCATCTCCGGCGGCACGAACTTCCAGGCGATCTTCCAGCGCGCGAACCGCGCCTACGATCGCGTGGTGATCTTGTCGGACATGCAGGGCTGGATCGGCGGCGGTGCGCCGGTCTCGCAGTTCGCCGAATATCAGCGTCGTCACGCGGTGACGACGCGGGTGTTCAGCTTCGATCTGAAAGGTTACGGCACGATGCAGTTTCCTCAGGAACGCGTCTACTGCCTGGCCGGTTGGAGCGACCGCGTGTTCGAGCTCATGCAGAAGCTCGACCACGACCCGCACGCCCTCGTGCGCGAAGTCGAAGCGATGGCGCTCGACGAATGACTCTGCGGGACGGGCTGCATTCCCGTCCCGCTTTCTCTCCCTGTGGTGAAAAAGCCATCACACGGCCGTGCGAAGGCCGAGGTCCAGGTGCAAGTCCTGGCAGGGGGACCAATTTCAATCCTCGCGTGGGGAAACATAGATCACCCCACGCTTCGGACGTGGTGTTGCGGGTGAGAGTCCTGCCGCGAGGTCCACTCCGCGTGGCCGAGTAGCTCAGGCTTCCGCCTTCTAAGCGGAACGACGCAGGTGCAACTCCTGCCGCGGGGACCAACGGAGAGTGCCGAGGACAGTTCCTCAAGCGGTCCCGAAAACCGTGGTGCCGCTCAGCGACAATGGTGCGATGCCATCACTCTCCGCCACTTTCCGCTCGTAGCTCAAAAGCAGAGCAGCCGACCGATAATCGGCCGACCTTGGCGCGATACCAAGCGGGCGGACCAATTGGGAGAAGTAACTCCGGAAGCCGGAGGACACGGTGCTAACGTGCGCGGCCCGATCGGGCTGAGGGGCGGGACCTCACTTCTCCGCACTGCCGGGTCGTCTAACAGCAGGACCACGGGCTTTGAACCCGTCGATGCACGTGCGAGTCGTGCCCCGGCAGCCAATTTGCTCTTCACGCATAGTCAGCGATGCAGCGGTCCCGTAAACCGCAAAGGCCGGCGCAACTCCGGCGAAGAGCTCCATTTTTCTTTCGCAAAAGAACACACACCGCGCCGGCGCAGCTGCGTCGGCGGCCGAAGCAGGAGATCCCTTTCCATGAACATCTCCCTTCTCGACAAACCGATTGTCCTCTCGCTCAACCGCGCGTGGCAGGTCATCGGCCATCGCACCGTCAAACAAGCGCTCGTCGCGCTGAATGGCGGCGGTGACGGCCTGCCGCCGGCGCTCGGCCTCGATATCGCTTACCCGAAACTCGAGGACGGCGGCTGGAACTTCGACCGCCCGCTCTACCTGACTCCGCTCGCGTGGGGCGACTGGACGAAGCTGCCCGTGCGCGATTTCGACTTCGCCGTGCACACGCCGCGCCAAGCGATCCGTGTGCCGACCGTCATCATCGCCACGCAGTTCGACCGGATGCCCGTGCGCATGCCGCGCGTGACGCGCCAAGCGATTTTCGAACGCGACGGCGGCGTCTGCCAATACACCGGCGAATACGTCGGCAAAGGTGGAGGCAATCTCGACCACGTGATCCCGCGTGACCGCGGCGGCCGCGACTCGTTCGAAAACCTCGTCTGGGCCAAACGCGAAATCAACTCACGCAAAGCCAACCGCCTGCCGCACGAGGCCGGCCTGCAACTCATCCGGCGCCCGCGCGCTCCGCTTCCGCTTCCCGCGGTGGCGGCAATTCGCGAGCCCAAGCATCCCGACTGGCGCCACTTCCTCGCTCTCTGATCGCACGCGGGTGGGGAAGCGGTCCGGCGGCCCACCGAACTCCTTCCCGATCCGTGTGCGATCTTTCACTCCCATGAACCCGCTTGCCCAAAGCCCCGTCGCCGTCGTCGACCTCCTCGACATCGTCGACACCGCGCTCGCGACCGTCTCGCGCCGCGTGCCGCTGCACGTCGCGCGCGACGACCTCGCGTCGGCCGGCAAGCTCGCGCTCATCGCAGCCTTCGGCCAAGTCGACGGCTCCGAGGACGACATCCGCGCTTACTGCTTCGTGCGCGTGCGCGGTGCGATGCTCGACGAACTGCGCCGCCTCGATTCGGTGTCCCGTCGTTCGCGTCGCGCCGCCCGTCTCGTGGCGCGCGCCCAAGCCCAGCTCGCCGGCGAATTGGGCCGCGAGGCGACACTCGACGAACTCGCGATCGCCACTGGCCTTGAAATCCGCGCGATTGCTGCCGCGCGCACCACGCTCGCGGCGGACGCCGGTGGCGACGAGTTCGCCTGGGACGACCTGGCGGACGCCGATACGCCCTGTCCGGCGACGAGTGTCGAACTCGCCGATCTGCGCGCCTCCGTCGTCGCGGCGCTCGATCGCCTGCCGGCGAACCAGTCGCTCGCGCTGCGCCTCTATTACCTCGAGGACGCGACGCTCGACGACATCGCCGCGCGCCTGAACGTCTCCCGCGAACGCGCCCGCCAAGTGCGCGAAGCCGGCGAGAAACGCCTGCGCGCCGACTTCGTCATTCTCTCCCTCTGGCAAACCCTCCTCAACGAAACCTAAACCTCCGCGCGCCGTCCCGCACGGGGCGGCGCGCCCTCTCTTATGAGCCAACTCTCCATTCGCCCGAATCCACTCCCTTTGAAGCTGGTGCGCCTGAAGCGCTCGCGCGTGCGCACCTCTCTCCGTCAATACCGTGAAAATCTTCCGCCCAAAACCAAGCACGCCCGCGTCGGTGTATCACCACCGTTCGCTCTGTAGCGTTGACTATCCACTTCCCGCTCTCGAGCGCGGTTGGCTGCATGGCCGCCAAGCCAAACTCGCCTGGGACATGAACCGCATCGCCGCGCACATGGGTGAACGCTGCTGGCTCAGTTTCTACGACGGCGACTCCAAGCGCGCCGCTGATCCGGCTTCGCCCGCACTCGTCGCCGTCGCCGGCTTCTGGCCGGGCGGCGGTTTTGTCGAGGTCGTGCCGCAGAACGGAAACACCTTGGAGGATCACCCGCGCCACGTGCTCGCCGCCTATGCCGCGACCGCGGTGGAGTGTGATCGGCTGTTTGCGGAGCTGCTGGCCGGTTTCATCCACGCGGACGCCGTGCGCGAGGGTGTGCCACGCATCGGCATCCTCAACAACGCCTATGGTTCACTCGAGGTTCAGCGCATCACGATCTCGGAAGAGCAAATCGTGGACCGCGATCTTGTGGAAATCTACTACGGCAACGGAGCCGCCGCGTGGACGGACGCTTGGGTCGCGGAACTCGGCAAACGCCGCTACGGCCTCTCAGTGCTCACGGGCGCGCCAGGCACCGGCAAGACCACGCTGCTGCGATCCCTCGCCTCCTGGCTGAGCGATACGCACATGTTCTATTTCATGCCCGCTGCGCGCTTCATGCAGGTCGAGTCCGGCGATATCGTGAACTTCTGGGCCGATGAAAACCGCAGCTCCAAGCTGCGAAAGATCCTCATTCTGGAGGACGCCGAAAGCGTCCTGCTGCGCCGGGCCGACGACAATCGCGAGAAAGTCGCCTCCCTGCTGAATCTCACCGACGGCATGATGGGCGACGCACTGGGCCTTCACGTGGTTTGCACGCTCAATTGCGGGCTCGCCGATCTCGATCCCGCGCTGTTGCGCCCCGGCCGCCTGGCCGCGCAGCGCGAGTTCGGCCCGCTTCCGCTCGATCAGGCCCGCCGTCTCGCCGCGCGACTCCATCGTCCGCTGCCCGAAAAGCCGTCCACGTTGGCCGAGATCATCCACGGCCAACCGGCGCCCGTGCCGGCACCGCTGCCGCCGCGGCGTCTCGGTTTTCACTCCCACCTTACTGCCTAAATCCACATAACGCATTCATCCCATGAACATGGAAATCAAAGCTCGTGATCTCGTCGCTGCCGGCTGGCACGAAGGCCGCCGCATGGGCCCGGCGCTGCGCCGCGCCCGCGACCTTGAGTCGTCGGGGCTCGCGCGCGCGGATGTCCTCGCGCAGCTCGAAAAGGAGTTTCCGAAGCAGCTGCCCGTCATCCTGCCGCGCTACGAGCCGGCGCCGCTCGCGGAAGCGATCGACGTCGAAACGGAGATCGAACAGGAGAACGTCGCGGCTGCCCGTGCGCGCATGCACGAGCTCCTGCATTCGCCCGTGATTCAGCGCGGCGTCATCATGCCAGACACGTGTCCGGCGGGCGGTGGTCGCGCGACGATTCCCGTTGGCGGTGCCATCGAGGTCGCCAATGCGATCATTCCGGGCGCCCACTCGGCGGACATCTGCTGCTCGATGTTCGCGTCCTTCTTCCCCGCGAACCACCCGGTCGGCGAAATGATGGATCATCTTCAGAAGGTGACGCATTTCGGCGCCGGCGGCCGTCCGCGCGGCCATCAGTGGTCGTCGCCAGTCATCGAGGAGCCGGTCTGGGACAATCCGTTCCTGACCGGTCTGACGAGCCGCGCGCGCGATTTCCTCGGGACGCAGGGCGACGGCAACCACTTCGCTTACTTCGGGCGCATCGAGTTCACCGAGGCGCAGCGCGCCGCGATCGAGGCTGCCGGCTACACCGAGCTGTCCGATTGGATCACGCGCCGCGACGGGAAGTTCAACGTGCTCGTCACGCACCACGGTTCGCGCGGCCTCGGCGCCGACGTCTACAAGCGCGGCCAGGTTGCCGCGCGCAAATGGTGCGACGAAAACGCCAAGGACATCCCCGATGCCGCCGCGTGGCTGCCGGGCGACTCACCCGAGGGCCTCGCCTATTGGGACGCCCTGCAATACATCGGCCGCTGGACGCGCGAAAACCACGCTCTCATCCACGAGGCGCTGCTGCGCCGTCTCGGCCAGCGCGCGCTCGTGCAGATCGGCAACGAGCACAACTTCGTCTGGAAGCGCGGCGATATCTTCCTGCATGGCAAGGGTGCGACGCCCGCGTGGCGCGACCGCGATGGTCGTCCGCTGCTGGGCCTGATCCCGCTCAACATGGCGAAGGAAATCCTCCTCGTCCTCGGCGCGGACAACCGCGACTACCTCTCGTTCTGCCCACACGGGGCCGGCCGCAATCAGTCGCGCTCGGCGATGCTGCGTCCCTTCAAGGATGTGGAGGGACGCATCGAGCCGGCCCGCGTGCAGCAGGTGATGGCGGAGCTGACCGCGGGCCTCGACATCCGTTGGTTCTGCGGCGCACCGGACCTTTCCGAGTCGCCCATCGGCTACAAGGACGCCGCGAAGGTGAAGGCGCAGATCGCGCGCTACGGTCTCGCCCATCTCGTCGGCGAAATCCAGCCGCTCGGCTGTATCATGGCCGGCGAGGCTCCCGAACCGCCGTGGGTTCGCGCCCGCCGTGAGAAGCAGGCGCGCCACCGCGCGGAGCGTCGCGAGGGCGCGCAGGAGGCGAAGGATCCGAGTTGATCAAGGCCACGCGCGTCCTTTCCAGGAAGGCCAAGCCCCCAGGATTTTCTAAAGAGCGTCGGCTGGGAAAATAGTTTGCGGCGCGCGGGGCCGCGCGCGCAGCCTGCATCACGATGCGCGGCGGGGCCACGAAGCGCATCCCTTCATTCATTGCCCCTCGGATCAACCTCGGCCCGCGGGGCGTTGCCTTCTTCCCCTCGATCCCCATGCGCATCAGAAATACCAGGCGGATTGCCTGCTGCCTCTTGCTCTCGGCCTTCGCCGCGACTCAAGGCGGAGCGACCTTCATCAACGGCGCTGCCGACCGGCGCAAAGCCTACACCAAGGGCGAACCCACGCCGGCCATGGAGTCGCGCGTGCGCGAGTTGGTGCCGGCAGCGATCCCGCCGCGCGTTCGCTATGTCTTCGATACGAACGAACGCATG
This portion of the Opitutia bacterium genome encodes:
- a CDS encoding TROVE domain-containing protein, translated to MAKFSILPFLSRKPTVPNTVNFAGGAAFVQPAKLELVSLLLTTFLQDEFYCTEKQTVARVRELVNKVNDPRFVAKAALYVRHQHGMRSVSHLVAADLAKSVKGARWTKSFFAQVVRRPDDAVEILACYLGAYGRPVPNSLKKGLGAALARFDEHQLAKYRRDHGTFKLVDAVNLVRPPSTAALSKLVKGELAPAQTWETQLTQAGEAESSEQVAAAKSNAWAGLVRERKLGYLALLRNVRNILTHAPEVVDELCSQLADERAVRRSLVFPFQFLAAVDVLQQGNLPHASRVMEALNAAVDHSLVNVPKFEGNTLVALDSSGSMVGRPQKIGSLFAATLVKATGADLMLFSDDARYVSLNRRDTTLTAAASIPFISGGTNFQAIFQRANRAYDRVVILSDMQGWIGGGAPVSQFAEYQRRHAVTTRVFSFDLKGYGTMQFPQERVYCLAGWSDRVFELMQKLDHDPHALVREVEAMALDE
- a CDS encoding HNH endonuclease — translated: MNISLLDKPIVLSLNRAWQVIGHRTVKQALVALNGGGDGLPPALGLDIAYPKLEDGGWNFDRPLYLTPLAWGDWTKLPVRDFDFAVHTPRQAIRVPTVIIATQFDRMPVRMPRVTRQAIFERDGGVCQYTGEYVGKGGGNLDHVIPRDRGGRDSFENLVWAKREINSRKANRLPHEAGLQLIRRPRAPLPLPAVAAIREPKHPDWRHFLAL
- a CDS encoding sigma-70 family RNA polymerase sigma factor, translated to MNPLAQSPVAVVDLLDIVDTALATVSRRVPLHVARDDLASAGKLALIAAFGQVDGSEDDIRAYCFVRVRGAMLDELRRLDSVSRRSRRAARLVARAQAQLAGELGREATLDELAIATGLEIRAIAAARTTLAADAGGDEFAWDDLADADTPCPATSVELADLRASVVAALDRLPANQSLALRLYYLEDATLDDIAARLNVSRERARQVREAGEKRLRADFVILSLWQTLLNET
- a CDS encoding AAA family ATPase, yielding MNRIAAHMGERCWLSFYDGDSKRAADPASPALVAVAGFWPGGGFVEVVPQNGNTLEDHPRHVLAAYAATAVECDRLFAELLAGFIHADAVREGVPRIGILNNAYGSLEVQRITISEEQIVDRDLVEIYYGNGAAAWTDAWVAELGKRRYGLSVLTGAPGTGKTTLLRSLASWLSDTHMFYFMPAARFMQVESGDIVNFWADENRSSKLRKILILEDAESVLLRRADDNREKVASLLNLTDGMMGDALGLHVVCTLNCGLADLDPALLRPGRLAAQREFGPLPLDQARRLAARLHRPLPEKPSTLAEIIHGQPAPVPAPLPPRRLGFHSHLTA
- a CDS encoding RtcB family protein → MNMEIKARDLVAAGWHEGRRMGPALRRARDLESSGLARADVLAQLEKEFPKQLPVILPRYEPAPLAEAIDVETEIEQENVAAARARMHELLHSPVIQRGVIMPDTCPAGGGRATIPVGGAIEVANAIIPGAHSADICCSMFASFFPANHPVGEMMDHLQKVTHFGAGGRPRGHQWSSPVIEEPVWDNPFLTGLTSRARDFLGTQGDGNHFAYFGRIEFTEAQRAAIEAAGYTELSDWITRRDGKFNVLVTHHGSRGLGADVYKRGQVAARKWCDENAKDIPDAAAWLPGDSPEGLAYWDALQYIGRWTRENHALIHEALLRRLGQRALVQIGNEHNFVWKRGDIFLHGKGATPAWRDRDGRPLLGLIPLNMAKEILLVLGADNRDYLSFCPHGAGRNQSRSAMLRPFKDVEGRIEPARVQQVMAELTAGLDIRWFCGAPDLSESPIGYKDAAKVKAQIARYGLAHLVGEIQPLGCIMAGEAPEPPWVRARREKQARHRAERREGAQEAKDPS